One Purpureocillium takamizusanense chromosome 1, complete sequence genomic window carries:
- the DGA1 gene encoding 2-acylglycerol O-acyltransferase (TransMembrane:3 (i135-153o159-176i188-206o)~EggNog:ENOG503NX4Z~BUSCO:EOG09261G92~COG:I), translating into MASAHVAQAEPLPLDEPGINEKVTTIPNPVDSSTAALLQEESSDETLLTDSPAGDESSERPKATSGESKSYAAVVAHCEETEQPAARPKPIDSDTPYPPLRTEHSHGRHEREAWRAGGIRFAPLRVPLTRRLQTGAVLFHCMSIVVLVSMFWFTCANPLLWPILVPYLLHLTMSTASMDGKLSYRSEWLRSLPLWRLFAGYFPMALHKTYDLPPNRKYILGYHPHGIISHGAWCAFATNALGFGDKFPGITNSLLTLDSNFRLPFYRDWILAMGIRSVSKESIRNLLSRGGPNNDGQGRAVTIVIGGARESLEAQPGHLRLILKGRKGFIKMALRTGADLVPVIGFGENDLYDQLSPKTHPMVHKLQMLLLKVFKFTIPALHGRGLLNYDVGLMPYRRQVNVVVGKPIEVNESHGMQPAQEEIDRYHALYVAEVERLFAAYKNQFSNGKVPELEIFS; encoded by the exons ATGGCGAGCGCCCACGTCGCGCAGGCTGAGCCTCTACCGCTGG ACGAGCCTGGCATCAATGAAAAGGTAACAACGATTCCGAATCCAGTCGACAGctcaacggcggcgctgctgcaggaggaAAGCAGTGACGAGACCCTCCTCACG GactcgccggccggcgacgagtcgTCAGAACGGCCCAAAGCAACAAGTGGCGAGAGCAAGTCGTACGCTGCAGTCGTTGCGCACTGCGAGGAGACGGAACAGCCAGCCGCGAGGCCAAAGCCGATAGACAGTGACACGCCTTATCCGCCGCTCAGAACCGAACATTCTCACGGGCGACATGAGCGAGAGGCttggagggcgggcggcatccgCTTCGCACCTTTACGAGTGCCCCTAACGCGGCGATTGCAGACAGGAGCTGTGCTCTTCCACTGCATGTCCATTGTCGTCCTCGTGTCCATGTTTTGGTTCACGTGCGCCAACCCATTGTTGTGGCCTATCTTGGTACCCTACCTACTGCATCTGaccatgtcgacggcgtcgatggatgGGAAGCTCTCGTATCGTTCAGAATGGTTGCGTTCGCTGCCGCTGTGGAGGCTGTTCGCGGGATACTTCCCCATGGCACTGCACAAGACGTACGACCTGCCACCGAACCGCAAGTACATTCTTGGTTACCACCCACATGGCATCATTTCCCACGGCGCGTGGTGTGCCTTTGCGACCAACGcgctcggcttcggcgacaAGTTCCCCGGCATCACCAACAGCCTCCTGACGCTCGACTCCAACTTCCGTCTGCCGTTCTACCGGGACTGGATCCTGGCCATGGGCATCCGGAGCGTGTCCAAGGAATCGATTCGCAACCTTTTGTCCCGGGGTGGACCAAACAACGACGGGCAGGGACGCGCCGTCACCATTGTCATTGGCGGTGCCCGAGAGTCGCTGGAAGCGCAGCCTGGCCACTTGCGGCTGATTCTCAAGGGCCGCAAAGGCTTCATCAAGATGGCGCTTCGCACCGGGGCGGATTTAGTGCCCGTAATTGGGTTTGGTGAAAACGATCTCTACGACCAGCTCAGCCCGAAAACGCACCCCATGGTGCACAAGCTGCAGATGCTTCTGCTCAAGGTGTTCAAGTTCACCATCCCCGCGCTTCACGGGCGCGGCCTGCTTAACTATGATGTTGGGCTCATGCCGTACCGCCGGCAGGTCAACGTTGTTGTCGGCAAGCCCATCGAAGTCAATGAGTCGCACGGCATGCAGCCAGCACAGGAAGAGATTGACCGGTACCACGCCCTGTATgtggccgaggtggagcGTCTTTTTGCGGCGTACAAGAATCAGTTCTCCAACGGCAAGGTACCGGAGCTGGAGATTTTCTCGTGA